Within Halorubrum lacusprofundi ATCC 49239, the genomic segment CCTTGTCCTGGGCGCGGCCCGCGCGCTCGGTCGTGTCTTCGAGGTCCTGGAGCCACGCGGGCTCCTCGGTCGTTTTCTCCGTACTGACTTCGCTGCCGAGCGAGCGGAACCCGGCGAAGTACTTCGGCGATATCGGCACGTCCTCCTGCGCGACGCCCTCGGGGAGGTCGTCGTCGGCCTGCGGGACGTACCCTTCATCCGGGAACGCCTCGACCGTGTCGGGGACGACGTAGTTCCAGAACGCCTCCCACACGTCGGCCTCGGCGAACTGCAGGATGGGTTGAATACGGTCGTGCGGCGGGAACAGGTCGGGATCGTGACGCGGCGAGAAGAACGTCTCGTCGGCACGCGCCTCCTGTTCGTCCCAGCGGACACCGGAGATGACGCCGTCGATGTCGTACTCTTCGAGGGCGTTGTTGAGCGCGACGGTCTTCAGCAGGTGATTCCCGACGTAGGTGTCGAGCAGGAAGGGGAAGGTGTCCTCC encodes:
- a CDS encoding phosphoadenosine phosphosulfate reductase family protein, whose amino-acid sequence is MTDNFPASVDVDYTDGEGEDPADYPSLQHKIEKAIEVTRQGLEQYDNPAVMWTGGKDSTLTLYFINQVAEKFGYEKPTAVFIDHFQHFDDITDFVEHWADEWDIDLVYARNEDVGAYVEEHGLEPGDDIPVSALNEQNQHHIRDILEYEEDTFPFLLDTYVGNHLLKTVALNNALEEYDIDGVISGVRWDEQEARADETFFSPRHDPDLFPPHDRIQPILQFAEADVWEAFWNYVVPDTVEAFPDEGYVPQADDDLPEGVAQEDVPISPKYFAGFRSLGSEVSTEKTTEEPAWLQDLEDTTERAGRAQDKEDLMERLRDLGYM